A single window of Shewanella sp. Choline-02u-19 DNA harbors:
- a CDS encoding MtrB/PioB family decaheme-associated outer membrane protein → MKFKLNLVTLALLASAGAIVPSVAIAADGYGIQNANTTKVKFDKWACKRCAVETGYSGTVGVGVGYNDSSDIHSANAFAAEDEFAAKVDADLKYSGKSGYQASIEADNLGMENGRADINVGKAGQYNLNLNYRQIATYKTDSAMSPYQGVGSDNLTLPGDWVNGGSTADMTNLNSSLNPLELSLKRKRAGLGIDYAFVNQQGESLWSTYINYMREDKTGLKQASGSFSNQSMMIAEPVDYSTDTLEAGIRFGGDNWFTALNYNGSIFKNEYSELSFDNAFSPTFGAQTTGYMSLDPDNEAHTVSLMGQYVAGKTIINGRVHYGQMTQDQDYSSSGYGYQMPTESLDGKVETTGATLKVVSRITRQLRLNASYDYNDRDNQTNIEEWTQISIDSTTGQAAYNTPYDITTHKAKLGADYRLARGHKLEGGFDYRKDERNYQDRETTEESTVWAKYRVSAFDKWDMWVKGSYSDRDGSEYQASKWTSSESNDLLRKYNLADRSRTQVEARVTHSPIETLTIDFGARYALDDYSDTQIGLTESKDMSYDASVSYLLTEDMTLTAFYNRQNIDSDQAGSTNFSSPNWYGVVEDQVDVVGTGFSYNNLMEKKLRLGVDYTYSDSNSTTQVTQGITGDYGDYYAKVHNVNVYALYRATDKMDVRVDYKMENYKDNDAGNDIAPDGIWNVLSFGSNSHDYNAHLIMLSMSYRL, encoded by the coding sequence ATGAAATTCAAACTAAATTTAGTCACCCTCGCCCTACTTGCAAGTGCTGGTGCAATTGTACCTAGCGTCGCAATAGCAGCTGACGGTTACGGTATTCAAAATGCGAATACCACTAAAGTAAAATTCGATAAATGGGCTTGTAAACGTTGTGCAGTCGAAACCGGTTATAGCGGCACTGTGGGTGTCGGTGTAGGTTACAACGACAGTAGCGATATTCATTCAGCAAATGCGTTTGCCGCTGAAGATGAATTCGCAGCTAAAGTTGATGCTGACCTTAAATACTCAGGTAAAAGCGGTTACCAAGCCTCTATCGAAGCTGATAATCTCGGCATGGAAAATGGCCGAGCTGATATCAATGTCGGCAAAGCGGGTCAATACAATCTAAACCTAAATTATCGCCAGATTGCTACCTACAAAACGGATAGCGCCATGAGCCCTTACCAAGGAGTTGGCAGTGATAACCTAACCCTTCCTGGTGACTGGGTAAACGGCGGTAGCACTGCGGACATGACCAACTTGAACTCAAGCCTTAACCCGCTTGAGCTATCGCTAAAACGTAAGCGAGCTGGGTTAGGTATTGACTACGCGTTTGTCAATCAGCAGGGTGAGTCTTTATGGAGCACCTACATCAATTATATGCGTGAAGACAAAACCGGCCTTAAACAAGCTTCTGGTAGCTTCTCAAATCAATCGATGATGATTGCTGAACCTGTTGATTACTCGACTGATACGCTTGAAGCGGGTATTCGTTTTGGCGGTGACAATTGGTTTACAGCGCTAAATTACAACGGCTCTATCTTTAAGAATGAGTACAGTGAGCTGTCTTTTGATAATGCCTTTAGCCCAACGTTTGGCGCACAAACGACCGGCTATATGTCACTTGATCCAGATAATGAAGCACACACAGTATCGTTAATGGGTCAATATGTAGCAGGCAAAACGATCATCAATGGCCGAGTTCATTATGGTCAAATGACGCAAGACCAAGACTACAGCAGCTCAGGCTACGGCTATCAAATGCCGACAGAGTCACTCGACGGTAAAGTTGAAACCACGGGCGCCACACTTAAAGTTGTGTCACGTATTACTCGTCAACTGCGTTTAAACGCGAGTTACGATTACAACGACCGTGACAACCAGACCAACATTGAAGAGTGGACGCAAATAAGTATTGACTCAACAACGGGTCAAGCAGCTTACAACACGCCTTACGACATCACCACTCACAAAGCTAAGTTAGGAGCTGACTACCGTCTTGCTCGTGGCCATAAACTTGAAGGTGGATTTGACTACCGTAAAGATGAGCGTAACTACCAAGACCGCGAAACCACCGAAGAAAGCACTGTTTGGGCGAAGTACCGCGTCAGTGCCTTTGATAAGTGGGACATGTGGGTTAAAGGCAGTTATAGCGACCGTGATGGTTCTGAGTATCAAGCATCAAAATGGACTTCAAGTGAGTCAAACGACTTGCTGCGTAAGTACAACCTAGCGGATAGAAGCCGTACTCAAGTTGAAGCCCGTGTTACACACAGCCCAATTGAGACGCTGACTATCGACTTTGGTGCGCGTTATGCGCTCGACGATTACAGCGACACACAAATCGGCTTAACTGAATCGAAAGATATGAGTTACGATGCAAGTGTCAGCTATTTGCTCACTGAAGACATGACATTGACGGCGTTCTACAACCGTCAAAACATCGATTCAGATCAAGCAGGTAGCACCAACTTCTCTAGCCCAAATTGGTATGGCGTTGTTGAAGATCAAGTCGATGTGGTTGGTACCGGTTTTAGCTACAACAACCTTATGGAAAAGAAACTGCGTTTAGGTGTTGATTACACTTACTCAGATTCGAATAGTACCACCCAAGTTACCCAAGGTATTACGGGTGATTACGGCGATTACTATGCCAAAGTCCATAACGTTAATGTTTACGCTTTATACCGTGCAACGGACAAGATGGACGTACGCGTAGACTATAAGATGGAAAATTATAAAGATAACGACGCTGGCAATGATATTGCGCCAGACGGGATCTGGAACGTGTTAAGTTTTGGCAGTAACAGCCATGACTACAACGCGCACCTCATCATGCTTAGCATGAGCTACCGTCTGTAG
- a CDS encoding uracil-DNA glycosylase family protein: MRENANLTNLLSQVKQCQLCAKHLPFAPKPIVQLASNAKILIAGQAPGQKTHHKGHPFDDASGERLRLWLGVTREQFYNPDLFAILPMGFCFPGSYTTTDKKSGDKPPRPECEAAWRQPLLNELHNVELTLLVGQYAIEWHLKRKLTVTHAVEQWQTLWPHTLVMPHPSPRNNIWLKRHPEFEQQIIPKLQQRVATLISPEQT, encoded by the coding sequence ATGCGAGAAAATGCTAACCTCACCAATTTACTTAGCCAAGTAAAGCAATGTCAGCTTTGTGCTAAGCACTTGCCGTTTGCGCCCAAGCCTATTGTGCAACTTGCCAGCAATGCAAAAATACTGATTGCTGGCCAAGCGCCAGGGCAAAAGACACACCATAAAGGGCATCCTTTTGACGATGCCAGTGGCGAGCGTCTCAGGCTTTGGCTAGGGGTTACGCGAGAGCAATTTTATAACCCCGATCTGTTTGCCATTCTGCCGATGGGGTTTTGTTTTCCTGGCAGTTACACAACAACCGATAAGAAAAGTGGCGATAAGCCACCTCGTCCCGAATGCGAAGCTGCATGGCGACAACCTTTGCTCAATGAACTACACAATGTTGAATTAACCCTACTGGTGGGCCAATACGCTATTGAGTGGCATCTAAAGCGCAAATTAACCGTCACCCACGCAGTAGAACAATGGCAAACCTTATGGCCACACACGTTAGTCATGCCTCACCCAAGCCCAAGAAACAACATTTGGCTAAAGCGTCACCCCGAGTTCGAACAACAAATCATCCCCAAATTGCAGCAACGTGTCGCCACGCTTATCAGTCCAGAGCAAACCTAA
- a CDS encoding sugar diacid recognition domain-containing protein has protein sequence MYFLDGLLAKQIVNRTMKIIGHNINVMNKHGIILGSGDPHRIGEVHEGALLAISQQRTVAISHASEDTLQGVKAGINLPLHYKGDIIGVIGITGDPKELGHYGELLKMTAEIIVEQANSLELAQWQYRQKEELIIDLIKSDGAFTSHQLNWAAQLDINLDTPRVAAIIQVQADEEETSANSMLKQILHLLENPSRGNLVAMTSMTELVILKPAFLDGQKWDATLESERIDQLIARLPSEMRKRLKISLGHFFVKPQEINRSYQTALETLSIGSQMRPEQSKYLYEDFSLLVLLSSLKDNWRGQELVSPYQSLISADKNGQLAKTLTCYLQHFGDQQQCANALFIHRNTLRYRLEKIEKITGSNLQKLDGLLQLYLGQVMLTTR, from the coding sequence ATGTATTTTTTAGATGGCTTACTTGCCAAACAGATAGTCAATCGCACCATGAAAATCATTGGTCACAACATCAATGTAATGAATAAACACGGCATTATATTGGGCTCAGGCGATCCCCATCGAATTGGTGAGGTGCATGAAGGCGCATTACTGGCCATTAGCCAACAAAGAACCGTTGCAATTAGCCATGCAAGTGAAGACACCTTACAAGGCGTCAAAGCGGGGATTAATCTGCCTCTGCATTATAAAGGCGACATCATTGGTGTTATTGGCATCACCGGTGACCCCAAAGAGCTCGGTCATTACGGTGAGCTCCTTAAAATGACCGCCGAAATCATTGTTGAGCAAGCCAACTCCCTTGAACTGGCACAATGGCAATACCGTCAAAAAGAGGAGTTGATCATCGATTTGATTAAGTCCGACGGTGCATTTACCTCACATCAGCTAAACTGGGCGGCGCAGCTCGATATCAACTTAGACACCCCTCGTGTTGCGGCCATTATTCAGGTGCAAGCGGACGAAGAGGAAACCTCGGCTAATTCGATGCTAAAACAGATATTGCACTTACTGGAAAATCCGTCGCGCGGTAACTTAGTCGCCATGACCTCAATGACTGAGCTGGTGATCCTCAAACCTGCTTTTCTTGATGGACAGAAGTGGGATGCAACACTTGAGAGTGAGCGTATTGATCAGCTTATCGCTCGTCTACCGAGTGAAATGAGAAAACGATTAAAAATATCCCTCGGGCATTTCTTTGTGAAACCACAAGAAATTAATCGCTCCTACCAAACCGCTTTAGAGACTCTTTCTATCGGTTCTCAAATGCGCCCTGAGCAGAGTAAATATCTTTATGAAGATTTCTCTCTGTTAGTGCTGTTATCTTCCCTCAAAGATAACTGGCGTGGGCAAGAGCTAGTAAGCCCATATCAATCATTAATCAGTGCCGATAAAAATGGTCAACTGGCTAAAACGTTGACCTGTTACTTACAACATTTTGGCGATCAACAGCAGTGTGCCAATGCGCTGTTTATTCACCGAAACACCTTACGTTATCGACTCGAAAAAATTGAAAAAATCACCGGCAGTAATTTACAGAAATTGGATGGTCTACTGCAGCTCTACCTAGGGCAAGTGATGTTAACCACCCGATAA
- a CDS encoding GntP family permease, with amino-acid sequence MSLVMILLAVIAFIVIATSKFKLHPFLTLIIASFIAAFAYGLPSADIAKTITSGFGGILGYIGLVIVLGTIIGTILEKSGAAITMADVVIKLLGTRFPTLTMSIIGYIVSIPVFCDSGFVILNSLKQSMANRMKVSSVSMSVALATGLYATHTFVPPTPGPIAAAGNLGLESNLGLVIFVGVFVAAFAALAGTLWANRFANVQPDGEGAEDLLTQTEDYETLKQNYGELPSPIRAFAPIFVPILLICFGSIANFPSAPLGDGTLFDVLAFLGQPVNALMIGLFLSLSLLKSNNKVKEFSERISQGLVVAAPILLITGAGGAFGAVLKATEIGAFLGSSLSALGVGIFMPFIVAAALKSAQGSSTVALVATSALVAPMLGDIGLASDMGRVLTVMAIGAGAMTVSHANDSFFWVVTQFSRMSVKQAYKAQTMATLIQGLTAMTVVYILSLFLI; translated from the coding sequence ATGAGCCTCGTAATGATCTTGCTGGCGGTGATTGCATTTATCGTCATCGCTACCTCTAAATTTAAGTTACACCCATTTTTAACCTTAATAATAGCGTCGTTTATTGCCGCTTTTGCCTATGGCCTACCTAGCGCCGATATTGCCAAAACCATCACTTCAGGTTTTGGTGGCATCCTAGGTTATATCGGTCTCGTTATCGTACTAGGTACCATCATAGGTACCATACTTGAAAAAAGTGGCGCCGCCATCACCATGGCAGATGTCGTCATTAAATTACTTGGCACTCGCTTTCCAACGTTGACCATGTCTATCATTGGTTACATCGTCTCTATTCCGGTCTTTTGTGATTCTGGTTTTGTGATTTTAAACTCACTTAAACAGTCTATGGCGAATAGAATGAAGGTCTCTAGCGTGTCAATGAGTGTCGCGCTAGCAACTGGCCTTTATGCCACCCACACTTTTGTACCACCAACACCTGGGCCGATTGCAGCAGCAGGTAACCTTGGGCTTGAATCTAACCTTGGATTAGTGATTTTTGTCGGTGTGTTTGTTGCCGCTTTCGCGGCGCTTGCTGGCACCCTGTGGGCGAATCGATTTGCCAATGTACAACCTGATGGTGAAGGCGCAGAAGACCTGTTAACTCAGACTGAAGACTACGAAACACTCAAGCAAAATTATGGTGAACTGCCTAGCCCGATACGAGCATTTGCACCCATTTTCGTGCCGATCCTATTAATCTGTTTTGGCTCCATTGCCAACTTCCCATCAGCTCCATTAGGGGATGGGACACTGTTTGATGTGTTGGCGTTTCTGGGTCAACCGGTCAATGCATTAATGATTGGTCTTTTCCTATCATTGTCACTGCTTAAAAGTAACAACAAAGTCAAAGAGTTCAGCGAGCGTATCAGCCAAGGTCTGGTTGTAGCAGCCCCAATTCTACTTATCACTGGTGCCGGTGGCGCATTTGGCGCGGTACTCAAAGCAACTGAAATTGGCGCGTTTTTAGGCAGTTCGCTGTCGGCATTAGGCGTCGGGATCTTTATGCCGTTTATCGTTGCTGCAGCATTAAAGTCTGCTCAAGGTTCCTCTACTGTTGCACTTGTTGCTACTTCAGCGTTAGTCGCTCCTATGTTGGGTGATATCGGCCTTGCGAGTGACATGGGCAGAGTGCTCACCGTCATGGCGATTGGTGCAGGTGCGATGACCGTATCACACGCCAATGATAGCTTCTTCTGGGTTGTTACCCAGTTTAGCCGCATGAGCGTTAAGCAAGCTTATAAAGCACAAACCATGGCCACCTTAATTCAAGGACTCACCGCCATGACGGTGGTGTATATACTGAGCTTATTCCTTATCTAG
- a CDS encoding glycerate kinase, whose amino-acid sequence MKIVIAPDSFKESLSAMEVANEIERGFRTVLPNAEYLKIPVADGGEGTVQSMVDATNGRLIWTQVSGPLGHKVNAFYGILGDSYHGNEKTAVIEMAAASGLHLVAADQRNPMLTTSYGTGELIVDALNRGIKHIIIGLGGSATNDGGAGMAQALGVHLLDADSTALAPGGAALSQLQHIDITDLHPLVSQCRFEVACDVNNPLCGEHGASAIFGPQKGATTTMVQQLDSALNHYADVIAQTGIKDNRHLAGVGAAGGMGLGVMAFLNAQLKPGIDIVMNTVDLASHIEGASLVITGEGKLDSQTLHGKTPMGVAGVANQFNVPVLAIAGCVSDDANVLLEHGFTALFSITPRALPLAEVLANAKANLYTTSKNVAALYSLSMPAK is encoded by the coding sequence ATGAAAATTGTGATAGCCCCCGATTCATTTAAAGAAAGCCTCTCCGCAATGGAAGTGGCTAACGAAATTGAGCGAGGATTTCGCACGGTATTACCCAATGCTGAATATCTCAAAATCCCCGTTGCCGATGGCGGTGAAGGCACCGTGCAGTCAATGGTTGATGCGACTAATGGTCGCCTTATTTGGACGCAGGTTTCCGGTCCATTAGGCCACAAAGTTAACGCTTTTTACGGCATTTTAGGCGACAGTTATCATGGCAATGAAAAAACAGCCGTAATCGAAATGGCCGCTGCATCAGGCTTACATTTAGTCGCTGCAGACCAGCGTAACCCAATGTTAACCACCAGCTACGGCACCGGTGAGCTGATTGTTGACGCGCTTAATCGTGGCATCAAACATATTATTATCGGCCTCGGAGGCAGTGCCACCAACGATGGCGGCGCAGGAATGGCACAAGCACTTGGGGTACATCTTTTAGACGCTGATTCAACCGCCCTAGCGCCAGGTGGTGCGGCCTTAAGTCAGTTACAACATATTGATATTACGGATCTGCATCCACTGGTCTCACAATGCCGCTTTGAAGTGGCTTGCGATGTTAATAATCCGCTTTGCGGTGAACATGGCGCCTCCGCTATTTTTGGCCCTCAAAAAGGCGCGACAACCACCATGGTGCAGCAACTGGACAGTGCCCTAAACCATTATGCAGATGTTATTGCGCAAACGGGCATCAAAGACAACCGTCACCTAGCGGGTGTTGGTGCAGCAGGCGGAATGGGGCTCGGCGTTATGGCTTTTCTCAATGCGCAGCTCAAACCGGGTATCGACATTGTGATGAACACCGTTGACTTAGCTAGCCATATTGAAGGCGCTAGCTTAGTGATCACCGGCGAAGGCAAGCTAGATAGTCAAACATTACACGGCAAAACGCCGATGGGAGTTGCGGGGGTTGCCAACCAGTTCAATGTACCCGTTCTCGCGATTGCAGGTTGTGTCAGTGACGATGCCAATGTGTTATTAGAACATGGCTTTACAGCACTATTTTCAATCACGCCACGCGCTTTACCTTTAGCTGAAGTGTTAGCAAACGCCAAAGCAAATCTTTATACCACCAGCAAAAATGTTGCCGCACTTTATTCGCTGTCCATGCCAGCAAAATAG
- the panP gene encoding pyridoxal-dependent aspartate 1-decarboxylase PanP, translated as MTPRRATASEEALLRIFTVPEAPDSTLSVIEQNISQNLMGFLQDSVVAVEKPLTEIELDFQQHQIPAAPQFVSDYADDMMKTLVAHSVHTSAPSFIGHMTSALPYFVLPLSKMMVGLNQNLVKIETSKAFTPLERQVLGMMHHLVYEENDNFYQSWMHSANVSLGAFCSGGTVANITALWTARNQLLKADGEYRGVAAQGVIKGLRHYGFDDLAILVSERGHYSLSKTADLLGIGRENIVQVPTSNDNKVDVVQMRKIAAKLAEDNIKVMAIVGVAGTTETGNIDPLNALADLAIELNCHFHVDAAWGGASLLSKKYRHLLAGIERADSVTIDAHKQMYVPMGAGMVIFKDPTFANAIKHHAEYILRKGSKDLGSQTLEGSRPGMAMLVHACLQVIGRDGYEILINNSLEKAHYFASLINKHTEFELVSKPELCLLTYRYVPQVVQTAMATARANKDVQKLTEFNELLDGLTKFVQKRQREQGTSFVSRTRINPENKQLMEIKAVVFRVVLANPLTTHEILQQVLAEQTVIASQDNTFLPKLMALAQL; from the coding sequence ATGACACCAAGACGAGCCACCGCTTCTGAAGAAGCACTACTGAGAATCTTTACCGTTCCAGAAGCCCCCGATTCAACCCTTAGTGTTATTGAACAAAATATCTCACAGAACTTAATGGGTTTTTTACAAGACAGCGTGGTGGCCGTTGAAAAGCCATTGACCGAAATTGAGCTGGATTTTCAACAACACCAAATACCTGCCGCGCCGCAGTTTGTCTCAGACTATGCTGACGACATGATGAAGACGCTAGTCGCGCATTCAGTGCATACCTCAGCACCCAGCTTTATTGGCCACATGACATCTGCACTGCCCTACTTTGTATTGCCGCTATCTAAAATGATGGTGGGGTTAAATCAAAATCTGGTGAAAATTGAAACCTCAAAAGCGTTTACGCCATTAGAGCGTCAAGTTTTGGGGATGATGCATCATCTTGTTTATGAAGAGAATGATAATTTTTATCAGAGTTGGATGCACAGCGCTAACGTTTCATTAGGCGCGTTTTGCTCAGGTGGTACCGTCGCTAATATCACTGCTCTATGGACTGCACGTAACCAATTACTTAAAGCAGATGGTGAGTATCGCGGCGTTGCAGCTCAAGGCGTGATTAAAGGGCTACGTCACTATGGATTTGATGACTTAGCGATTTTGGTCTCTGAACGTGGCCATTACTCATTATCTAAAACGGCTGATTTACTCGGGATCGGCCGCGAAAACATTGTTCAAGTTCCGACTTCAAACGATAACAAAGTCGATGTCGTACAGATGCGAAAAATCGCTGCCAAGCTTGCCGAAGACAATATTAAAGTGATGGCCATTGTGGGTGTTGCGGGAACAACTGAAACCGGTAATATCGACCCATTAAATGCATTAGCAGACTTAGCAATAGAGCTTAACTGTCACTTTCATGTTGATGCCGCATGGGGGGGCGCTAGTCTATTATCTAAAAAGTACCGTCATCTATTAGCCGGAATTGAGCGGGCTGATTCAGTGACTATCGACGCTCACAAGCAGATGTATGTGCCCATGGGCGCAGGAATGGTGATTTTTAAAGATCCCACTTTTGCCAATGCCATTAAACACCACGCCGAATACATACTCAGAAAAGGCTCAAAAGATTTAGGCAGCCAAACGTTAGAGGGATCGCGTCCCGGCATGGCAATGCTAGTCCATGCTTGCCTGCAAGTTATTGGCCGCGATGGTTATGAAATACTGATCAACAACAGTCTAGAGAAAGCGCACTACTTTGCGAGCTTAATTAACAAGCATACTGAGTTTGAATTAGTGTCCAAGCCTGAGCTTTGCTTATTAACCTACCGATATGTTCCGCAGGTGGTGCAAACGGCGATGGCAACGGCGCGAGCTAACAAGGATGTACAAAAGCTGACTGAGTTTAATGAATTATTGGATGGCTTAACTAAATTTGTGCAGAAACGTCAGCGTGAACAAGGCACCTCATTTGTCTCACGCACCCGTATTAATCCTGAGAACAAGCAGCTGATGGAGATCAAAGCCGTGGTGTTTCGAGTCGTGTTAGCCAATCCACTCACGACCCATGAGATTTTACAGCAGGTACTTGCCGAGCAAACGGTTATCGCCTCTCAAGACAATACCTTTTTACCTAAACTAATGGCGTTAGCTCAGCTATAA
- a CDS encoding class I SAM-dependent methyltransferase, producing the protein MDNNQISVNTFDKLAQRYQDKYMDLAMYSDTFDSFISHLPTDDARVLELACGPGNITQMLLSEKPNLSILATDLAPNMLMLAKKNNPKIEVLQLDSRHLNRVEEQFDAIMCGFCLPYLDRLEAIALIDAAALRLKLGGILYLSTMEGECPNVREDTSSDGDKVFTYFHHAEQLVPALNRRGFKLLALQRKQQASPMGEVTDLFITARLDSE; encoded by the coding sequence ATGGATAATAATCAAATATCGGTTAATACCTTTGATAAGCTGGCTCAAAGGTATCAGGATAAATACATGGATCTTGCTATGTATTCAGACACCTTTGATTCTTTTATTAGCCATTTACCCACCGATGATGCTCGCGTGTTAGAGCTGGCTTGCGGGCCGGGCAATATCACTCAAATGTTATTATCTGAAAAACCAAATTTGTCGATATTAGCAACGGATCTAGCACCCAACATGCTGATGTTGGCCAAGAAAAACAACCCCAAGATAGAGGTTCTGCAGCTAGATAGCCGCCATTTAAACCGCGTTGAAGAGCAGTTCGATGCCATTATGTGTGGTTTCTGTTTACCTTATCTTGATAGGCTGGAGGCAATAGCGCTGATTGATGCCGCGGCGCTGCGCCTTAAACTTGGAGGAATTTTGTATCTGAGTACCATGGAGGGGGAATGCCCGAACGTGCGCGAAGATACTTCAAGTGATGGTGATAAGGTCTTTACTTACTTTCATCATGCGGAGCAGTTAGTGCCGGCACTGAATCGTCGAGGCTTTAAATTGTTGGCGCTACAACGCAAACAACAAGCTAGCCCGATGGGTGAAGTCACAGACCTGTTTATCACCGCTCGGCTAGACTCAGAATAA